GCCAAAAGGCCCTCGCGCAGGCCCAGGATGGTGCCGGGCGCGGGCCGGGGCTCGGCCAGCTCGGGGCCCACGCAGCCCGGGGTCAGCACCAGGCGCAGGGGCTCGCCCCCGCGCGGGCCGACCCAGAGGCAGAAGGCCCCGGGCCAGGGGTGCATGGCCCGGGCGCGGTTGTGGACCTCGCGCGCGGGGCGCGAGAAATCCAGCCGCCCTTCGTCCTTTTCGAGCTTGGGGGCGTAGGTGGCCAGGGCGGCGTCCTGGGGCACGCGCACCATGCGCCCGGCGCGCAGGCGGCCCAGGGCGTCCACGATGAGCCGCCCGCCCAGGTCGGCCAGCTGGTCGTGGATCTCGCTGGCCGTCTCGTCGATGTCGATGCCCAGCGAGCGCGCCAGCAGGATGTCCCCGGTGTCCATGCCCGCGTCCATGCGCATGATGGTGATGCCGGTCACGGCCTCGCCAGCCAGGATGGCGCGCTGGATGGGCGCGGCGCCGCGGTACTTGGGCAGGAGCGAGGCGTGGATGTTCAGCGCGCCCAGGGGCGGGATGTCCAGCACGGCCTGGGGCAGGATG
This is a stretch of genomic DNA from Desulfocurvus vexinensis DSM 17965. It encodes these proteins:
- the fmt gene encoding methionyl-tRNA formyltransferase, translated to MGTPEFARRALESLVDWDGCEVVAVYCQPDRPSGRGQAVRHGEVKAFALSRGLPVFQPVNFREQATVAELAALAPEVLVVAAYGLILPQAVLDIPPLGALNIHASLLPKYRGAAPIQRAILAGEAVTGITIMRMDAGMDTGDILLARSLGIDIDETASEIHDQLADLGGRLIVDALGRLRAGRMVRVPQDAALATYAPKLEKDEGRLDFSRPAREVHNRARAMHPWPGAFCLWVGPRGGEPLRLVLTPGCVGPELAEPRPAPGTILGLREGLLAFACADCEYLVPSLKPAGKKLQSAAEFARGYLPAAARLA